A single window of Mycolicibacterium aurum DNA harbors:
- a CDS encoding TetR/AcrR family transcriptional regulator → MGKRQETRERIERQIIAIGREHLVTDGAAGLSLRAIARELGMVSSAVYRYVASRDELLTLLLIDAYTDLAESVDRARASAHGGWREQLAEMARAARSWAVEKPAGWALLYGSPVPGYHAPRDKTVGPGTRVVGTLFAVVAEGVAAGDIPAADRAVPQPLSGDFDGVRTEFNFVADDGVVAKCLVLWAALVGAISLEVFGQYGADTFTEPPQVFDTQIGLLTEMLCQK, encoded by the coding sequence ATGGGCAAGAGGCAGGAGACGCGGGAGCGCATCGAACGCCAGATCATCGCCATCGGCCGCGAGCACCTGGTGACAGACGGCGCGGCGGGCCTATCTCTCCGGGCGATAGCCCGCGAGCTGGGCATGGTCTCGTCGGCGGTGTACCGCTACGTGGCCAGCCGCGACGAACTGCTGACGCTGCTGCTGATCGACGCCTACACCGATCTCGCCGAATCCGTCGACCGCGCACGCGCCTCGGCGCACGGCGGCTGGCGGGAGCAACTGGCGGAGATGGCGCGCGCCGCCCGGTCATGGGCTGTCGAGAAACCGGCGGGGTGGGCGCTGCTGTACGGCAGCCCCGTTCCCGGCTATCACGCGCCGAGGGACAAGACCGTCGGACCGGGCACCCGCGTCGTCGGCACGCTGTTCGCCGTCGTCGCCGAGGGAGTCGCCGCGGGAGATATCCCTGCCGCCGATCGCGCTGTCCCGCAGCCGTTGTCGGGCGACTTCGACGGTGTGCGCACCGAGTTCAACTTCGTCGCGGACGACGGGGTGGTCGCCAAGTGCCTCGTACTGTGGGCTGCCCTCGTCGGCGCGATCAGCCTGGAGGTGTTCGGCCAGTACGGCGCCGACA
- a CDS encoding NAD(P)/FAD-dependent oxidoreductase, whose translation METVFDSHVDPALIHRSLAASAQGSVWLDIPRQQFPSPSGPVTCDLLVIGGGYTGLWSALHAARRHPDRRIVLIEADRVGWAASGRNGGFVDASLTHGYENGKTRWPNEIDTLEAMGVENLDGMQAEIAELGLDVEWERSGMLAVATEPHQVEWLQDSAVQGHGQLLDLAQVREQVHSPTYLAGLLSPDTCAIVNPAKLAFELARACREAGVEIFEHTTAARIDSGGAALRVHTDGPAITCRQVVLATNVFPSLLRRNRLYTVPVYDYVLATEPLTDAQLDRIGWRGRQGIGDSANQFHYYRLSMDNRIVWGGYDAVYHFGRRVDSGYEDRRDIYRRLAAHFFITFPQLDDVRFSHRWAGAIDTNTRFCAHWGLAREGRVAYVNGFTGLGVGAARFAADVCLDLLDGAPTPRTQLEMVRRKPLPFPPEPLASAGIQATRWSLDRADHSAGRRNLLLRALDAAGLGFDS comes from the coding sequence GTGGAGACAGTTTTCGATTCCCATGTCGACCCGGCACTGATCCATCGCTCGCTGGCAGCCAGCGCGCAGGGCTCGGTGTGGCTCGACATCCCGCGCCAGCAGTTCCCGTCGCCGTCCGGGCCGGTCACCTGCGACCTGCTGGTGATCGGCGGTGGCTATACCGGCCTGTGGAGCGCGCTGCACGCCGCGCGCCGTCACCCCGACCGGCGCATCGTGCTCATCGAAGCCGACCGCGTCGGGTGGGCCGCGTCGGGACGCAACGGAGGCTTCGTCGACGCCAGCCTGACGCACGGGTACGAGAACGGAAAAACCCGCTGGCCCAACGAGATCGACACGCTCGAGGCGATGGGGGTGGAGAACCTCGACGGCATGCAGGCCGAGATCGCCGAGCTGGGCCTCGATGTCGAGTGGGAACGCAGCGGCATGCTCGCCGTGGCCACCGAGCCGCATCAGGTCGAATGGCTGCAGGACTCGGCAGTCCAGGGCCACGGTCAACTGCTCGATCTGGCCCAGGTGCGCGAGCAGGTGCACTCGCCGACCTACCTGGCCGGCCTGCTCAGCCCCGATACGTGTGCGATCGTCAACCCGGCCAAGCTGGCTTTCGAACTGGCCCGCGCCTGCCGCGAGGCCGGTGTCGAGATCTTCGAGCACACCACGGCAGCCCGAATCGACTCCGGCGGCGCCGCGCTGCGCGTGCACACCGACGGACCCGCGATCACCTGCCGCCAGGTGGTGCTGGCCACCAACGTGTTTCCCAGCCTGTTGCGCCGCAACCGGCTCTACACCGTGCCGGTCTACGACTACGTCCTGGCCACCGAACCGTTGACCGACGCGCAGCTGGATCGCATCGGATGGCGAGGTCGGCAGGGAATCGGCGACAGCGCCAACCAGTTTCACTATTACCGGCTGAGCATGGACAACCGCATCGTCTGGGGCGGGTACGACGCGGTGTACCACTTCGGCAGGCGCGTCGACTCCGGCTACGAGGACCGCCGCGACATCTATCGCCGGTTGGCGGCCCACTTCTTCATCACGTTCCCCCAACTCGACGACGTGCGGTTCAGCCACCGCTGGGCGGGCGCGATCGACACCAACACCCGGTTCTGTGCGCACTGGGGGCTGGCCCGCGAAGGGCGGGTGGCCTACGTCAACGGCTTCACCGGGCTGGGCGTGGGGGCGGCGAGATTCGCGGCCGACGTCTGCCTCGATCTGCTGGACGGGGCGCCGACACCCCGCACACAACTGGAGATGGTGCGCCGCAAGCCGTTACCGTTCCCGCCCGAACCGCTCGCCAGCGCCGGGATCCAGGCCACCCGCTGGTCACTGGACCGTGCCGACCACTCGGCAGGGCGGCGCAACCTGCTGCTGCGTGCCCTGGACGCCGCCGGGCTCGGCTTCGATTCCTGA
- a CDS encoding MFS transporter gives MPSDPLPGGDVPNPRARIAAAALFLTNGALFANLLPRFPEIKTDLGMSNAAYGAAVAAFSVGALIAGPAAGALIRRFTSARVAVATTVALALLIMVAGVAGTPLMFAAALFAAGACDSITDVAQNVNALRLQRSYGRSIINSLHAIWAVGAVAGGLMGAAAIALHLPRAVHLGIAAALFCGVVVAAYPYLLHGPDHDDHPSAQNGGGRSVRPVVYLALLALVGIAVAGAAVEDAGSSWATLYLRDGLGAPGPVAALGYVALVGSMFVGRMIGDRLVDRFGDRAVARAGGLIAAVGMGAALLFPSVPGTIAGFAAAGLGVATVVPAAMRAADELPGLRPGTGLTILTWLMRVGFLGAPLIVGVVADAASLRVGLLTVPVAGFALIVLAGVLRARRP, from the coding sequence ATGCCGTCAGATCCGCTCCCCGGCGGTGACGTGCCCAATCCCCGCGCCCGGATCGCGGCCGCGGCGTTGTTCCTCACCAACGGTGCGCTGTTCGCCAACCTGCTGCCCCGGTTCCCGGAGATCAAGACCGACCTGGGGATGTCCAACGCCGCCTACGGCGCTGCCGTGGCGGCGTTCTCGGTGGGGGCGCTGATCGCAGGACCCGCCGCCGGCGCGCTGATCCGGCGGTTCACCTCTGCCCGCGTCGCGGTCGCCACCACGGTGGCCCTGGCGCTGCTGATCATGGTCGCCGGGGTTGCAGGCACACCGCTGATGTTCGCCGCCGCGCTGTTCGCCGCGGGCGCCTGTGACTCGATCACCGATGTCGCCCAGAATGTGAACGCGCTTCGGCTGCAACGCAGTTATGGCCGCTCGATCATCAACTCGCTGCACGCCATCTGGGCGGTGGGCGCAGTCGCCGGCGGGCTGATGGGTGCGGCCGCGATCGCGCTTCATCTGCCAAGGGCGGTGCACCTCGGCATCGCGGCGGCGCTGTTCTGTGGTGTCGTGGTGGCCGCGTACCCCTATCTGCTGCACGGCCCCGATCACGACGACCATCCGTCTGCGCAGAACGGGGGAGGCCGCAGTGTCCGGCCGGTGGTGTACCTGGCGCTGCTGGCCCTGGTCGGCATCGCGGTCGCCGGTGCGGCCGTCGAGGACGCAGGCAGTTCGTGGGCCACGCTGTACCTGCGGGACGGCCTCGGTGCGCCGGGACCGGTCGCCGCGCTGGGTTACGTCGCGCTGGTGGGCTCCATGTTCGTCGGCCGCATGATCGGGGACCGCCTCGTCGACCGCTTCGGCGACCGCGCGGTGGCCCGCGCCGGCGGCCTCATCGCCGCCGTCGGAATGGGCGCTGCGCTGCTCTTCCCCTCGGTACCGGGCACGATCGCCGGGTTCGCCGCCGCGGGCCTGGGCGTGGCGACGGTGGTGCCCGCCGCGATGCGCGCCGCCGACGAGCTGCCCGGTCTGCGCCCAGGTACCGGTCTGACGATCCTGACCTGGCTGATGCGCGTCGGGTTCCTCGGCGCACCGCTGATCGTGGGTGTCGTCGCCGATGCGGCGAGCCTGCGCGTCGGCCTGCTGACCGTCCCCGTCGCCGGGTTCGCGCTGATCGTGCTGGCCGGGGTGCTCCGCGCGCGCCGCCCCTGA
- a CDS encoding carboxylesterase/lipase family protein: MTAEATTRSSAGDRPVVDTTSGPVRGVNDGVVKAWKGVRYAAAPVGELRWRAPEQPNAWTEPFDASRVGPVCPQPTDPKIPLDLGAPQGEDFLTLNVWAPAGTQPGDGKPVMVWVHGGAYVLGSASQPLYHGRELAAGSDVVVVTVNYRLGALGFLELSTLDDSGRFASNLGLRDVLAALAWVRDNIAAFGGDPGRVTLFGESAGGGIVTSLLGSPAAAGLFHAAIAQSSPVTSTYDRARAQRVAERFLHVLGVGHDDLATLTSAPIESLVAASRAVFDEVPVRTPGTLAFAPTVDGDLVPDYPVNLARQGRTHPVPLIIGTNKNEAALFRYMKSPLMPIAPETIKAMFTEIAAEQPSLRLPSEDDLKGTYRGRGKGRGLLVTSDLGFRMPSIWFADGHRAVAPVYLYRFDFATPLLRAVRLHGAHATELPFVWGNLGSGRKDPTFALGGRKAGTAVSERMRARWANFARHGEPLGLLGDPKWYPYDADGRATLVIDKQDSVVGDLDADVRRAWGDDVLSFL; this comes from the coding sequence ATGACCGCGGAGGCGACGACACGCAGTTCGGCAGGCGACAGGCCGGTCGTGGACACCACGAGCGGTCCGGTGCGTGGCGTCAACGATGGAGTCGTCAAGGCGTGGAAGGGTGTTCGCTACGCCGCAGCGCCCGTCGGGGAACTGCGCTGGCGGGCGCCCGAACAGCCGAACGCATGGACCGAGCCGTTCGACGCCAGCCGGGTGGGCCCGGTGTGCCCGCAGCCGACGGACCCGAAGATCCCGCTCGACCTCGGCGCCCCGCAGGGCGAGGACTTCCTGACCCTGAACGTCTGGGCGCCGGCGGGCACCCAGCCCGGCGACGGCAAGCCGGTGATGGTGTGGGTGCACGGAGGCGCATACGTCCTGGGCTCCGCCAGCCAGCCGCTCTACCACGGCCGCGAGCTGGCCGCGGGCAGCGACGTCGTGGTGGTCACCGTGAACTACCGCCTGGGCGCGCTGGGCTTCCTCGAACTCTCCACCCTCGACGACTCCGGCCGCTTCGCCAGCAATCTCGGCCTGCGCGACGTGCTGGCCGCCCTCGCCTGGGTGCGCGACAACATCGCGGCCTTCGGCGGCGACCCCGGCCGTGTGACCCTGTTCGGAGAGTCGGCCGGTGGCGGCATCGTCACCTCGCTGCTGGGCAGTCCCGCCGCGGCAGGGCTGTTCCATGCGGCGATCGCGCAGAGCTCCCCGGTCACCTCCACCTACGACCGGGCTCGCGCGCAACGGGTGGCCGAACGCTTCCTGCACGTGCTCGGCGTCGGGCACGACGATCTGGCCACGCTGACCTCGGCGCCGATCGAATCGCTGGTGGCCGCGTCGCGCGCCGTGTTCGACGAGGTGCCGGTGCGGACTCCGGGCACCCTGGCCTTCGCCCCGACCGTGGACGGCGACCTGGTTCCCGACTACCCGGTGAACCTGGCGCGGCAGGGCCGGACGCATCCGGTGCCGCTGATCATCGGGACCAACAAGAACGAGGCGGCGCTGTTCCGCTACATGAAGTCGCCGCTGATGCCGATCGCGCCGGAGACCATCAAGGCGATGTTCACCGAGATCGCCGCCGAGCAGCCGAGTCTCCGCCTGCCCAGCGAGGACGACCTGAAGGGCACCTACCGCGGGCGCGGCAAGGGCAGGGGTCTGCTGGTCACCAGCGACCTGGGCTTCCGGATGCCGTCCATCTGGTTCGCCGACGGGCACCGTGCGGTCGCGCCGGTCTATCTCTACCGCTTCGACTTCGCGACCCCGCTGCTGCGGGCGGTGCGGCTGCACGGCGCGCATGCCACCGAGCTCCCGTTCGTCTGGGGGAATCTCGGTTCGGGGCGCAAGGATCCGACGTTCGCGCTCGGTGGCCGCAAGGCCGGGACGGCGGTATCGGAACGGATGCGCGCGCGCTGGGCCAACTTCGCCCGGCACGGCGAACCGCTCGGTCTGCTCGGAGACCCGAAATGGTACCCCTACGACGCGGACGGCCGCGCCACCTTGGTCATCGACAAACAGGACTCGGTCGTCGGCGACCTCGACGCCGACGTCCGCCGGGCCTGGGGCGATGACGTCCTGAGCTTCCTGTAG
- a CDS encoding PNPOx family protein: MSQRYDVPGLGARTFNGLIRRFADVGVSIQGSTAVRVRGRSSGQLRGVVVNLLEIDGRRYLISPRGNTQWARNARAAGEVEMGPKRRSQVHRIVELFDDAKPDLLKPYLDRWYWQVKGHIGGLTPDSGRDEMRAVAPSIPVFEVVD; encoded by the coding sequence ATGTCACAGCGCTACGACGTCCCCGGGCTCGGGGCCCGCACCTTCAACGGCCTGATACGGCGGTTCGCCGACGTCGGGGTCAGCATCCAGGGCAGTACCGCCGTGCGGGTGCGCGGCCGCTCCTCCGGTCAGCTCCGCGGCGTCGTGGTCAACCTGCTGGAGATCGACGGACGCCGGTACCTGATCTCGCCCCGCGGCAACACCCAGTGGGCGCGCAATGCGAGGGCGGCCGGTGAAGTCGAGATGGGCCCGAAGAGACGGTCGCAGGTCCACCGCATCGTCGAGCTGTTCGACGACGCCAAGCCCGACCTGCTCAAGCCCTATCTGGACCGGTGGTACTGGCAGGTCAAGGGGCACATCGGCGGGCTGACGCCCGACTCTGGCCGGGACGAGATGCGCGCGGTGGCGCCGTCGATCCCGGTCTTCGAAGTGGTCGATTAA
- a CDS encoding sterol desaturase family protein: MRDPVLFAIPFFLLLLVIEWTAARKLEHDAATDERPGRGSYHARDSWASISMGLVSVATMGAWKFLALLGYAAIYAYVAPWQLSATQWYTWVIAIVGVDLLFYFYHRTAHRVRLIWATHQAHHSSQYFNFATALRQKWNNSGEIVMWIPLPLLGVPPWMVFASFSLSLIYQFWIHTERIGKLWRPVEFVFNTPSHHRVHHGMDQIYLDKNYGGILIIWDRLFGTFQPEVFRPHYGLTKPVDTFNIWKLQTREYAAIGRDVRAAHGLRAKLGYLFGPPGWQPADAAKVGTVARATP, translated from the coding sequence ATGCGCGATCCCGTGCTCTTCGCGATCCCGTTCTTCCTGCTGCTGCTGGTCATCGAGTGGACCGCGGCGCGCAAGCTCGAACACGACGCCGCGACAGATGAGCGCCCCGGCCGGGGTTCCTACCACGCCCGCGATTCCTGGGCCAGCATCTCGATGGGCCTGGTGTCCGTCGCCACCATGGGTGCGTGGAAGTTCCTGGCACTGCTGGGGTACGCGGCGATCTACGCCTACGTGGCGCCATGGCAGCTGTCCGCCACGCAGTGGTACACCTGGGTGATCGCGATCGTCGGCGTCGATCTGCTGTTCTACTTCTATCACCGCACCGCACACCGGGTCCGGTTGATCTGGGCCACTCATCAGGCGCACCACTCCAGTCAGTACTTCAACTTCGCGACGGCGCTGCGACAGAAGTGGAACAACAGCGGTGAGATCGTGATGTGGATTCCGTTGCCGCTGTTGGGGGTTCCGCCGTGGATGGTGTTCGCGAGCTTTTCGCTGAGTCTGATCTACCAGTTCTGGATTCACACCGAGCGGATCGGAAAACTTTGGCGCCCCGTCGAATTCGTCTTCAACACGCCGTCGCACCATCGGGTGCACCACGGCATGGATCAGATCTACCTGGACAAGAACTACGGCGGAATCCTCATCATCTGGGATCGTCTGTTCGGCACTTTCCAGCCCGAGGTCTTCCGGCCGCACTACGGGCTCACCAAGCCGGTGGACACCTTCAACATCTGGAAACTCCAGACCCGCGAATACGCCGCGATCGGGCGTGACGTCCGCGCCGCCCACGGACTCCGCGCCAAACTCGGCTACCTGTTCGGCCCCCCGGGCTGGCAACCGGCGGACGCCGCCAAGGTGGGAACGGTGGCCCGTGCCACGCCGTAA
- a CDS encoding Rv1815 family serine proteinase, whose product MSGRASSPSSRRTLPLLLALLAPLVALVAPSAAQAQPGVPVYPGMEIHQDTVLCTLGYVDPATRLAYTAGHCRSSGGVSDKFGTPIGTQGTFRDNTPDGMTVDTNHQITDWEVIHLAPNVAINNVLPVGKALVADPAVVPVRGMPVCHFGVVTGESCGTIESVNNGWFTMANGVVSRKGDSGGPVYTATPDGRNVLVGLFNSTWGTLPAAVSWQVASQQAQADTVSALSANVPAPALP is encoded by the coding sequence GTGTCAGGTCGGGCATCATCACCATCATCGCGGCGGACGCTGCCGCTTCTGCTGGCTCTCCTCGCGCCGCTCGTCGCGCTGGTGGCCCCGTCGGCAGCCCAGGCTCAGCCGGGCGTGCCCGTCTATCCCGGCATGGAGATCCACCAGGACACGGTGTTGTGCACGCTCGGCTATGTGGACCCGGCGACGCGCCTGGCCTACACCGCCGGCCACTGCCGATCCTCCGGCGGCGTGTCCGACAAGTTCGGCACCCCGATCGGGACGCAGGGCACCTTCCGCGACAACACCCCCGACGGCATGACGGTCGACACCAACCACCAGATCACCGACTGGGAGGTCATCCACCTCGCCCCGAACGTCGCCATCAACAACGTGTTGCCCGTCGGCAAGGCGCTGGTGGCCGACCCCGCGGTGGTGCCCGTACGGGGCATGCCGGTCTGCCACTTCGGCGTGGTCACCGGCGAGAGCTGCGGCACCATCGAGTCGGTCAACAACGGCTGGTTCACGATGGCCAACGGCGTGGTGAGCCGCAAGGGTGACTCCGGTGGGCCCGTCTACACCGCGACGCCCGACGGCCGCAATGTCCTGGTCGGCCTGTTCAACAGCACATGGGGCACGCTGCCGGCCGCCGTCTCATGGCAGGTCGCCAGCCAGCAGGCGCAGGCCGACACCGTCTCCGCCCTGTCGGCGAACGTCCCGGCGCCGGCGCTGCCTTAA